The following nucleotide sequence is from Acyrthosiphon pisum isolate AL4f chromosome A2, pea_aphid_22Mar2018_4r6ur, whole genome shotgun sequence.
tttcactgaatgtttatattagcattttctatacatgaaaattttttttaaataatttgactttttttagctgtttacggatattgtcagtttttaatttttttagtttttcttttctatcaatatcaataaagttttatctgttggcccaaaagtgtaaaaatttaatacaaggctcctgatgtaTTGTAACATagctgttgaaaaatattgaaaatacaaagcacaattttttttttataagcatttaaagatcgaattttgacaacatttatcaaatttaaaattgaataattattttgtagtgaaaaatgtataaaatgttcaacttttacatctaaggattgaaaatttaaaacaagattccacgtaagtagttagttctgttaccaaaaaatctaaaaaatacataaacacagtttatttttaaagtaattttaagttcaaatttggacaaaattacataatattaaaaaatctagaatagttattttgttgtgattgtataatattattcgtgggcacttgaaacttctaaagtatactattatatatctatgatagtatcacggtttgttgttgatgaatAATGCGTTtcaagtacctaatggatattttgatatgatcaatttggaatttattataagtacctatattataggtcatttttcttttgataccatagatataagtatataatatgtcttatacctagactgacataccatctccgctcagaattgtttttcttatacaatgatattatatcattgaattcaaatttaattctaggtattcattatactgtgacccacttctaacctactgtacagcagagcgacatcctcttacccaccttttttcaatttatgtcaataatattttattctttggaTCAAATAgctagaatattttatacaaaacttctcacacattgttacaatatcagtttaaaaatgcataggcaAGATTTtcttaataagcatttaaagttaaaatatcgacaaaatttacaaaatattttgtacctacttagATTAATGgcttaaaatgttcaatttatacAGATAAGGAATAAGGATTGAAAGTGAAACAAGGTTCCATTTAAGGTAAGTATTTCATtctgtaatcactaatcaagatatctataaaatatataaacacattttttttttaaagttattttaaaatccaatttgaacgaaattacatattaaaaccaaggataactattttagctattttgttgtaatttgaaaataattagtattatttgtagatacttgaaacttgtagagtaggtatattatcatattttatacacacaatgatattttcaaatactattttttctataaaaatgaatttattttattgttgtactaatgcctaataatgaaaaaatgactttaaacacacgcaataatatcataaaacatacctaggtacttaataatattaatagtataggCGGATGACAGACCGTCTTTGCTCAgatttgtttttcgtatacaatgattttatatcaatgaattcaaatttaacacatcaatTACTGTAGCAGCGTATCTAGGATTTGTTCAATGGgtgaatatacaattttcaatagaCATTTAGTTAACATgttgtattgtgtacaaaatttagTCCcggggaaaaaatattttctttagagAATAGAATCTGAATTTGTCTAACTATGTGGTACTAGTATATCATGTTCAAAATGAAGTAACTTTTAGTAGGGGATAGATCCCCCATAGCCTATTTTTTAGTGCCAAATTtctcatacattttttcataattatccATCAATAATCTctagatttttaaatgtttatataagaaGTAAGAACACACAATTCTCCGTGATCACGGACATTCACATACACAATACAACCACCTGTTATTTGATAGTATAAAACTTTCCGACATGGTATCACAGTCCACAGGTATTTATTTGTGagaacctattattattaattagtctCTAAAAGACAATAAAACGTAATGATAACTGAAACAAAgtcattgttatttaaatggCTCATGCGGTTGCATGCGAGTTGATTCCCATGTACCCTCTTTTACCAGTGttgtaaagtattaaaataaatgtattcaaatactttttttttattagtataatataggtatattttatatactttttaaaaaaaagtattcaaatacttacgtattctgaataatttttgttacttaatacttttttcGAACTAGAAAAATAcctagtatgtatatatttttaacaaaacatttttttcttttgaaagcACGGCACGTCGGCACATAAATAAAATcatgaacaataattttactctttaaataaaatatgattaaccCACGTTAATTtccaacaattttataactaacaaaaattagtgtggaaaaaatatacctacattaaaagtaggtatttaaatactttttcgagtatttgaatatgtatttatgagGGACAAcatttaattactaaatacaaaaaagtttaactaattttaaatagtcatgaaaacgtattgaaataaGACTTTTGTCCAATCATTCCGAATCAACTTACCCACcctgatttaaattaaattacgatTCTATTATCTACAGCAGAGGTATTCTAACTTTTTCATACCGCGGCTCCGTGTGTGCTCACAATATTTTTACGGCTgccaaattatgataaaaaattgaaGCAATATTATAGCCAATATGTGTGATAATGACAGTactttagtaagtacctactagaaataaaacttaaaatagtcGGGTAATGTGTTTAATTATCGTTAGGTTAtcgatttaatgattataaaatataaataatattaaatttaatataggtaggtacttgaccAGCATTAATACCTCTGATTTACAGTATTCTCATTTGTACACCAGACTATAGCTACAGTAAGTATAATGTTTATTCTAAAGGTCTACGGCGTCTTACTATACCTTTTCTTGTTCTCTAGTTCTCTAAATAGTGAATACCATGTATTTAACATGTTACCCTTGGCTACGTTACATACATTTATGTGTGTTTGTAAATTGTGAATACGAGGGAACACAATATAGTAAATCAATAGTTATAAATACtgtgtttattgttttactctattaaaaataaacaaataaataactttaaatattacacaaactaTAACTTATACAGACACATGCAATCGTAAAGTCAAACATTTagttcgatatttttattaaaaatttgtaacataaaattatacattaaacataaagcattatctaaataattattttaaacatatattatataatataatatagtacaaatagatataattatgacTAGATTTGTGTTATGACAagaatcaatatttttcttatttacaatctaaaatgtttacattttatttttacaactacAAACATCGTTTTTTTAATGcgaacaatacaattatttgctGTATTATTTTGTGCTAATATACTAACTGCCTAGTAAATTTACACAGTTGagcaattttgttttatgtggTACAGAGGAACTATAGTTAAGGAAAATGTTTGtctgtttgaaaaataaacatcacaGCCTATTTGTACTCACCAAACTTCAGGATGTATTTTTGGAACTTAAACTCAAAACTAACCACCGATTAAATTAGAACTGGCAGTGAATGTaataaagcattaaaaaaatgtttgaattaaaataattatttacagttacaatttaaatgtctgtgtttttatttttaatgttcataCTCTATGtatgcaaaatttaaaattacatttgtattatagcgaaaaaactaaatttattataataataatttattgtaacagTGTCCATCTCCTCCCCAACCAACTATTTCGGACTTTGAAACAGAAACGCTCGTATGGCGCAAACATCTAGGCATgtctacaacataatataataatcataacattGCCTATAATGATGATTGTAAACTCTGGCGAAAAAATCACAGacgcaatatattatgtacattatatataataataataatatatcaaggtagaaataattaaatacaaacgaGGTGaggaaaacaaataataataataataataataataatgaagatgAAAAAACGAACAAAATTGGACAGTACGAATAGATTTTTACACGCGGaagaatacaaatatgtatagatCGGCGATGGGACGGCGCCCACATTACCAGTTTCATATATACTATGACGTGTACCTCGGTCACAACTTCGGACTTTCTCACACACCGTATCCATCGCCccatacacacacactcacgcacacacatacattatatatcatatatatatttactggtAGACAATGTGTAGATCGAACGGTCTCCTCAACAGGGATGGCTCACGTTGTACACGACCGCAAACAGTGTACAAATTGCGTACACTCCGAGCGCAAACCACCATATTAGCTGCTCGTGGAGCTTTTGCTCGAAGTTTTTCAACACCAGCAGACCGATGGTGAGACCGGCCAGCGCACCGGCTATGTGAGCAACGTAGCTGACGGGAGGAGCGTTCGACGATGGTTCGAAGGCGTAACGGCAGTACACGGCGAATCCGACGTCTACGCTGGCTGTGGAGACAcatgaaagaaaaaaacgaACATAGGTTAGAGATTTTGTTGAAAGCCGAGGGGTAGTCCGGCTGTTGGTGTAAGACTTATCAACTGTGCACATTGTACAGcaatactattgtaataatattatgtaataccatgtatgatattatttatacctatacaattattgggcttcaaatgttttgtatattaggTTAGGCTTAGGTTATATACCAACGGCGAAGTTGTGGGCGCTTGTAAATTgaagttgtaggtacctataccagttcataaatttatttttatttcgttctcAAGAAgttaagctattttttttaaacatgtattttaattgttttgatgattttataattaatagtaatacattCTCGTAAAATTTTAGATGTGGTTcccgaaaaaattataaatatgtattgaacACAATATGTGCACGCTATATACTCAACCATCGTTATATACAAGTTTTTTACCCTATcgactaataaaataattcttaatataTANNNNNNNNNNNNNNNNNNNNNNNNNNNNNNNNNNNNNNNNNNNNNNNNNNCCCCGAATTCCATGTTgttgtaattctaaaaaaaaaaaacacttttatagatttatttgtCGCAACTATTtccaaatcaaaaatatcaGGAATACTGAGTTTGAGTATTTACGCAAAAcgattttcaagtttttaactATACAAAGCCATTTTatccttatttttatataatcctttttaattttatataatattaaactgtttttacactaaataaaaatagttatttcttCTTTCAAGTAATACctaaattgtgtttatactttattatgtaATTGGTGGAAAAGATCAACGTTCGTGAAGTTGACCCACCtaagtacttagatttttttaaaatctatgccattattttgcaagttatttgcaagtattcaaattagttttttatttttatcggtaTTAATAAGacttgtttatttgttattattataagctaaatttatgtgataatacatattttatgttactcatattatagaacaaaaaaagtttaatagaatcaaccattaatttattattacctatttttaattttcaagtcaaaaaatgtttttgcagtagtcattttttattcaaattagttttttatttttatcggtataaaaaaaaaaatatagtgctcactcctatattatatcataatacttgattcaacaaatttacaattattatgttattgtattgtgttactttataaattacaatttataacactgattatgtgatatatttttgacttgagaattaaaataggtaatataaattgatGGNNNNNNNNNNNNNNNNNNNNNNNNNNNNNNNNNNNNNNNNNNNNNNNNNNNNNNNNNNNNNNNNNNNNNNNNNNNNNNNNNNNNNNNNNNNNNNNNNNNNNNNNNNNNNNNNNNNNNNNNNNNNNNNNNNNNNNNNNNNNNNNNNNNNNNNNNNNNNNNNNNNNNNNNNNNNNNNNNNNNNNNNNNNNNNNNNNNNNNNNNNNNNNNNNNNNNNNNNNNNNNNNNNNNNNNNNNNNNNNNNNNNNNNNNNNNNNNNNNNNNNNNNNNNNNNNNNNNNNNNNNNNNNNNNNNNNNNNNNNNNNNNNNNNNNNNNNNNNNNNNNNNNNNNNNNNNNNNNNNNNNNNNNNNNNNNNNNNNNNNNNNNNNNNNNNNNNNNNNNNNNNNNNNNNNNNNNNNNNNNNNNNNNNNNNNNNNNNNNNNNNNNNNNNNNNNNNNNNNNNNNNNNNNNNNNNNNNNNNNNNNNNNNNNNNNNNNNNNNNNNNNNNNNNNNNNNNNNNNNNNNNNNNNNNNNNNNNNNNNNNNNNNNNNNNNNNNNNNNNNNNNNNNNNNNNNNNNNNNNNNNNNNNNNNNNNNNNNNNNNNNNNNNNNNNNNNNNNNNNNNNNNNNNNNNNNNNNNNNNNNNNNNNNNNNNNNNNNNNNNNNNNNNNNNNNNNNNNNNNNNNNNNNNNNNNNNNNNNNNNNNNNNNNNNNNNNNNNNNNNNNNNNNNNNNNNNNNNNNNNNNNNNNNNNNNNNNNNNNNNNNNNNNNNNNNNNNNNNNNNNNNNNNNNNNNNNNNNNNNNNNNNNNNNNNNNNNNNNNNNNNNNNNNNNNNNNNNNNNNNNNNNNNNNNNNNNNNNNNNNNNNNNNNNNNNNNNNNNNNNNNNNNNNNNNNNNNNNNNNNNNNNNNNNNNNNNNNNNNNNNNNNNNNNNNNNNNNNNNNNNNNNNNNNNNNNNNNNNNNNNNNNNNNNNNNNNNNNNNNNNNNNNNNNNNNNNNNNNNNNNNNNNNNNNNNNNNNNNNNNNNNNNNNNNNNNNNNNNNNNNNNNNNNNNNNNNNNNNNNNNNNNNNNNNNNNNNNNNNNNNNNNNNNNNNNNNNNNNNNNNNNNNNNNNNNNNNNNNNNNNNNNNNNNNNNNNNNNNNNNNNNNNNNNNNNNNNNNNNNNNNNNNNNNNNNNNNNNNNNNNNNNNNNNNNNNTTATAAGCAACTtgaaaagtatgtaaaaaaaatattttcaaaaaacttacactttttgaaataatgagtgttgtttgattagagaatcactctgtatatacatatataatatatatggtatgttgtatttacaaaatttcataaaatcagttttattttgatacattttttcgtatttttattaggtaagtttataaaataaatggtctTACCAACATAACGTTAGCTAAATGAGCAGCCAATAGAGCATACACTCCACCCGAAGCACCAACCAGATACACGTTACTATCAAATACCGACGTACCCAAGGAACCTATAACACAATATCgatgttaaaacaaaatttaattatttattccaattgtttttgtaaaagttgtatgaaattatattatataagtaggtacataatatgaagCTCTTTAAGTTGAATACATATACCTGCTAACACACCAGCCATGTACACAACCCCTATTCGGAGTGAACCGTGCACCATTTCTAATGGAAGACCCACAAGCAATTGGACAGTCAAATTGAATATCAGATGGACCcaactaaaaataacaattacagttaaaaacgtataggtatataacataaattacagTACATTTTTGTAGGTGGTTATTACTaggtaatagtttatttattattcgtatcgaaaataaaaatgtaaatcaacACTTTAACACTTACCCAACATGCAAGAACATGTACAACATAAATCTCCACAATTGTTGTCGTTTGTCAGGTCTATATATGAACACGCTGTCCATTGGCACAGGAGCGGCGACTGATGCCCATATGTCACCGGGAGCAGGTGTAGAACCCAAAGTTAGAGAGtagtaatataggtaggttccCAACTAAAATAGTGAACAGAAATACCACAAAGATCGTAAgacaattgaatattatacaataaatatgtcAAAAACAATACATCGGTGCTTGTACAAGTCACGTAACCAGGATTTTGGTATGGGGTTGGGATAACTAACAAGTTCAACCAAGTAAAATATgtccattatatttttattattattaacattcatttaaatattataatgcaaatgattataatacaaactaGTTATTATTTACTAGATACCGAGATTAAtggaataaaactatttttaattaatattttttttcctgtggTACTATAGAAGGGGGTCTGAACCAAAATCCACCAATTTCGGTGTGCTACTGATTTGTTCATtagttgtttgaaaataattgaaataattgtctataataatattttgaccttCAAAACCGACCTAAAcctttaaacttaaaaaatgctgttatcattttacaaaataaaacgttatgtaattattataaattaatattttattttatagataaatgtaATCCGTGGTTTCTATGAttcaattgtaaaattataaataaatctatttttctgtcttcaacacaaaaaaatgataattttaattatatttccactattacctatattattacttcctttcatttttttagacattaatttttttattagaatgttttttaaatattcttttaatttaagtttattcaaCGAAAACTTTGGACGTTGAAAAgaaattgtacaaaattgttttgtagttacgtacaaaagtataacaataaaatatcatcttctaaaaaattataattgattgacatttgttatcaaatattaagtatgtatcaattgttaaataatacattttataacctTTTCTCTCTAgttatatattcatacatatttagaaaatgtatatttaaacttaattcgttctattataaatacacaGGAAACGGCGTTCATAAGGAAGTGAGATGTTAACCCTAAGCGTTTGTAATGTGCCAAGTTTCTGATGgcgttgtaatttgtaataggtacctactagcatataattgtattttgtccaTCGCGGTTTTACGTGATTCATGAATGTATCAAATGTAAGTTGAAGAACATAAAGGTTATTtagtatcttatgtcattgttattcactaatatgtaattaacaaaaggtaatacctacctaatttaacactgtacattttttggtaattaaatattagtgaataacaataacataaaatactaaataacctAATAGGCGATGCTTTATACTATACTGCTATTtatcaaaattcattaaatgcAATACTCAACAAAATTCAGGATACCTGGCCACCTGGATACCCTActgtaatatagtttaaatacaaaaataaatccaaaattaaaccatttttaGATATCCTATTGTATTCAAACATGgtgttattttaaaacgaactgcatatgtaaaatatatataatataaatgaggTTTTTTTGGGACAAATCCCAGACAGAATAAGAGCACGTGTCCCTTTTGATTTACAGACGTTTCGATTTCCGGCATTACGTTTCTTGTGggtgtattatagtaatatagtacttTTACGACACACAAAAatagacagtataatatatattcacattACGGAATAaggattttatatattatagattaatgcTTACTGGTATACATGTTGTGCGCGTTTtagaagaaatataaaatatatactaaaaatcgtaacaattttacaattttacttttacgttttattatttttatacataggtactcagaatagtataattattacatacatttattctttattatatatctacgtaATATCCATTTAGCGTTTGATATTAGTATTCTAATTGATGTCATTGTAAACTGCATATTATTCAGGGTAACTACCTACTTGTATAttctagtaaaattaattattgttaattgttataagttaagacatggtacctacctacataatatttttatattattttattttatttttactataaaagtttaactatttaaactaaatttatagtCATGgcatatgtaattattatttacagttaaatatactgtaatagttaaatgtaagtACAGTCTATTATCATCCATTTCCGTGATGCatactaatttttttgtatatgaattattatataaatatatacagaactaataaaataattctcatCAACGTTTTGGACTGATAGGTTTCTAGTTTGTGTttgcagttttaaaaaaatactgtaataatcacaatatcaatattatacttttttgttCGTTGGGTTTTCTTTCTATAGGAATACAATCAGCATTGAATAATATGTGGCTTTTCATTATTTTGCACGGAATTcagaatatatatatctacaagaTATTGCAAGCTGCATAATATATGCCTATGAAAGGAATTAATCACTCGAAAAATCCGGAGGGGATTATGCCTTTTTAGAAAGGTAGACAGCTGTAAACATTAAATGGTTTTCTGAAAATAGGAAATAGCCTGGGTCTTGTTTAGCCCCAAGGGTATAATTTAACTCGCGTTTGACATCTGTTACAATTTCTTTTTCCTTCTTTACTTCTGCTCTCAATACAGGCCACGTGCCACATGGTGtctagtaggtacataatataggtattaggtaaacATCGCCACATCTGAGATCATTAAtga
It contains:
- the LOC100159570 gene encoding rhomboid-related protein 2 (The sequence of the model RefSeq protein was modified relative to this genomic sequence to represent the inferred CDS: added 30 bases not found in genome assembly) gives rise to the protein MRVGRRYFELMVSVINPSSDLYHHSPLAPLASFDSPGSGIESSSTQSEKNCQFKDFILNDKWRRIFDKYDPEGFGEIPWNDFLMLLNSSDFVKSISQEKRDILLERARQSNTSAITFQDFVNIMSGKRRRSFKCAIHHRDKEVNSENDFHIIFQEPTLHQKMVRLVAEEFLTDERDRKYYADNYRCCPPPLFILLITIFELGTYLYYYSLTLGSTPAPGDIWASVAAPVPMDSVFIYRPDKRQQLWRFMLYMFLHVGWVHLIFNLTVQLLVGLPLEMVHGSLRIGVVYMAGVLAGSLGTSVFDSNVYLVGASGGVYALLAAHLANVMLNYNNMEFGVFRLLGILFIASVDVGFAVYCRYAFEPSSNAPPVSYVAHIAGALAGLTIGLLVLKNFEQKLHEQLIWWFALGVYAICTLFAVVYNVSHPC